Proteins encoded in a region of the Oncorhynchus clarkii lewisi isolate Uvic-CL-2024 chromosome 18, UVic_Ocla_1.0, whole genome shotgun sequence genome:
- the LOC139373379 gene encoding negative elongation factor E-like: MVVFPSSLTEEEESLQKKYAKLKKKKKALLALKKQQSSTSQTNQSGLKRTLSDQPVLDTATATEQAKMLIKSGAISAIKSENKNSGFKRSRTLEIKLKDPEKVPGPVAFQPFQRSMSTDEELSEAGKRAHRKSLYESFVTPGDRAARDEEEEGGGGLSTSRDMERERDRGDREMDRERERDRERDRDRERDRGSGDRGRDREPRDRERDRSQDGDRERGGDRESRERDGPFRRSDSYPERRGVRKGNTVYVYGTGLVEDNLRSAFSQQGTIIDLSMDSPRNCAFITFEKMESADQAVAELNGSTVGDVTIKVSIARKQPMLEAATGKSVWATLAVQNSAKGSYRDKRNQVVYSEDFL, translated from the exons ATGGTGGTGTTCCCAAGCTctttgacagaggaagaggaatCTCTGCAGAAGAAATATGCCAAACTCAAGAAAAAG AAAAAGGCACTGCTGGCTTTGAAGAAGCAGCAGAGTTCAACCAGCCAGACCAATCAGAGTGGATTGAAGCGAA CTTTGTCAGACCAGCCGGTGCTAGATACAGCAACAGCTACAGAGCAGGCAAAGATGCTTATCAAGTCTGGAGCCATCAGCGCCATCAAGTCAGAGAACAAGAACTCTGGCTTCAAGCGCTCTAGAACGCTAGAGATCAAGCTCAAG GATCCAGAGAAAGTCCCAGGCCCTGTGGCTTTCCAACCATTCCAAAGGAGCATGTCCACTGATGAGGAACTTTCTGAG GCTGGCAAAAGAGCCCACAGAAAATCTTTGTATGAGAG CTTCGTCACTCCAGGTGACCGGGCGGCtcgtgatgaggaggaggagggaggcggCGGCCTTTCCACCAGCAGAGacatggagcgagagagagacagaggagatcgagagatggacagagagagggagcgcgacagagagagagaccgggacagagagagagaccggggcaGCGGCGACCGGGGCAGGGACAGAGAGCCGCGAGACCGCGAGAGAGACAGGAGCCAGGACGGAGACcgggaaaggggaggagacagagagtcaCGTGAGCGAGACGGACCGTTCAGAC gATCAGACTCGTACCCAGAGcggagaggggtgaggaagggGAACACAGTGTACGTGTATGGAACTGGCCTTGTGGAGGACAACCTGCGTTCAGCCTTCTCACAACAGGGCACCATCATTGACCTGTCCATGGATTCCCCACGCAA cTGTGCATTTATCACCTTTGAGAAGATGGAGTCTGCAGACCAAGCTGTAGCGGAG TTGAATGGAAGCACGGTGGGAGACGTCACCATCAAAGTCAGCATCGCCAGGAAGCAGCCCATGCTGGAGGCAGCCACCGGCAAATCTGTTTGGGCCACTCTGG CTGTGCAGAACAGTGCCAAAGGTTCCTACAGAGACAAGAGAAACCAGGTTGTGTACAGTGAGGATTTCCTATGA
- the LOC139372587 gene encoding zinc finger and BTB domain-containing protein 12-like — MEVLCFRLPGHGDATLKSMNSLRSRQQFCDITIVASGRQTFRGHKVVLAACSPFLRDQFLLNPSSELQVSVLHSSSVVCELLQSCYTGVLQFSPKEIVNYLTAASYLQMEHVVEKCRGALGKYMQPKNPSSPKIKSEESQSMPVTVSGSSHSLMSTSADHSSLQPHSPVQSQADDHTDSNNKTDIQHDDDPNTMDEIKVRVTEEGREDYDVFRICIEDEQEPEERREAEEGGEEATEGLQGCQYQDTDSVIVGGGRGDDMAPAEMSIRNSGFEREGLQGWRRRLTDSPKVGRGRGRGFKRKRGSYRERERRPLGMQYQEAWRLPTGAEMMQGFGLDFSQEAMRSAFLSGGDLPRLDYGMGEVQGEELVPRDGNGQAHYNLDDTSGDGGEGNMGMAAVPTGGDGAGDESVAVVGSTSSTAGPVACEQCGLTFPSAHSLAVHTRATHLLYVCPCCGKHFNHSSNLNRHMTVHRGAKVHRCPLCDKTFTQKSTLCDHMNLHSGERPHCCAYCHSRFAHKPALRRHLKEQHGKTTAQNSLEAQAEMERVAGPGEGEGDTQDRFDL, encoded by the exons ATGGAGGTGCTGTGTTTCCGGTTGCCTGGTCACGGTGACGCCACCCTGAAGAGCATGAACTCCCTGAGGTCCAGGCAGCAGTTCTGTGACATCACTATCGTGGCCAGCGGCAGGCAGACGTTCCGGGGACACAAAGTGGTCCTTGCTGCCTGCTCCCCCTTCCTTAGGGACCAGTTCCTGCTCAACCCCTCCTCTGAACTGCAG GTGTCAGTCCTTCACAGCTCCTCTGTGGTATGTGAGCTGCTCCAGTCCTGTTACACCGGTGTGTTGCAGTTCAGCCCCAAGGAGATAGTGAATTATCTGACGGCCGCTAGCTACCTGCAGATGGAGCATGTTGTGGAGAAGTGCCGGGGAGCCCTGGGCAAGTACATGCAGCCAAAGAACCCCAGCTCACCAAAG ATCAAGTCAGAAGAGAGCCAATCGATGCCAGTGACAGTCAGTGGTAGCAGCCACTCCCTTATGTCAACCTCTGCTGATCATTCCTCACTGCAGCCTCACAGTCCTGTACAGTCTCAGGCTGATGACCATACAGACTCAAACAATAAGACAGATATACAACACGATGATGACCCTAACACAATGGATGAGATTAAA GTGAGAGTAACAGAGGAGGGCAGGGAGGATTATGACGTGTTCCGGATCTGCATTGAGGATGAGCAGGAGCCGGAAGAAAGGCGAGAGGCAGAGGAAGGTGGAGAGGAAGCCACAGAGGGGCTTCAGGGGTGCCAGTACCAAGATACGGACAGTGTCATAGTGGGAGGGGGCAGGGGTGATGATATGGCCCCAGCTGAAATGTCCATCCGCAACAGCGGCTTTGAGAGGGAGGGGCTCCAAGGCTGGAGGCGTAGACTCACCGACTCACCCAAAGTGGgccgggggagggggaggggcttcAAGAGGAAGCGTGGCTCGTACcgcgagagggagaggaggcctcTGGGTATGCAGTACCAGGAGGCGTGGCGTCTACCCACCGGGGCGGAGATGATGCAGGGCTTTGGACTGGACTTCAGCCAGGAAGCCATGAGGTCAGCGTTCCTCTCGGGGGGCGATCTCCCACGGCTAGACTACGGGATGGGGGAGGTTCAGGGAGAGGAGCTGGTGCCCCGGGACGGGAATGGTCAGGCCCACTACAACCTGGATGACACCAGTGGTGATGGAGGTGAAGGTAACATGGGGATGGCGGCTGTGCCAACAGGTGGTGACGGGGCGGGGGATGAGTCTGTGGCCGTGGTGGGCTCGACCTCCAGCACAGCGGGGCCGGTGGCATGCGAGCAATGCGGCCTGACCTTCCCCTCGGCCCACTCCCTGGCCGTCCACACGCGCGCCACCCACTTGCTGTACGTGTGCCCCTGCTGCGGCAAACACTTCAACCACTCCAGCAACCTCAACCGCCACATGACTGTGCACCGCGGTGCCAAGGTCCACCGCTGCCCGCTCTGCGACAAGACATTCACGCAGAAGTCCACGCTGTGCGATCACATGAACCTACACAGCGGTGAGCGGCCTCACTGCTGCGCCTACTGCCACTCGCGCTTCGCCCACAAGCCGGCGCTGCGGCGCCACCTCAAGGAGCAGCATGGGAAGACAACCGCTCAGAACAGCCTGGAGGCACAGGCCGAGATGGAGCGAGTGGCAGGGccaggtgaaggagagggagacactCAGGACAGATTTGACCTTTGA